The following are encoded in a window of Nibricoccus aquaticus genomic DNA:
- a CDS encoding peptide chain release factor 3: protein MSPAAEIARRRTFAIISHPDAGKTTLTEKFLLYGNAIHLAGAVKDRKNQRATASDWMELEKQRGISISSTVLQFDYNGCAVNLLDTPGHKDFSEDTYRVLTAVDAALMVIDAAKGVEAQTRKLFEVCRRRGVPIFTFMNKCDRPTMNPIALLDELESVLGLQSSPVIWPLGNGPSFKGVFDRRTREVHLFERVPGGKFQAPVNVADLNDPLVREKLDDYTFDQVREQLEMLDGAGHPFDLNAVQHGQQTPVYFGSAVNNFGIQLLLDGFLKDSVPPAPRKSVTISVPGFPQPTTAREVPVDDPKFSGFIFKIQANMDAKHRDRIAFLRICSGKFERDMVVTHQRTGKQVRLSSSHKLFGRDRETVDEAWPGDVIGLVGHSEFGIGDTLTTDRSICYDEIPRFPSEVFSYISNPNTGDAKKYRAGLEQLLQEGVVQSFNARNAPPGATLLAAVGPLQFEVVQWRLQSEYNAESKLVPAPWTLLKWAEPHPALKNPSSIVVAQGVSFGTDKFDNPIVLFPNDWTLRYFIEKNPELKLHDMPIEQTKT from the coding sequence ATGTCGCCCGCCGCTGAAATCGCCCGCCGCCGCACCTTCGCCATCATCTCCCACCCCGATGCGGGTAAGACGACGCTCACCGAGAAGTTCCTCCTCTACGGCAACGCCATCCACCTCGCCGGCGCTGTCAAAGACCGCAAAAACCAGCGCGCCACCGCCTCCGACTGGATGGAGCTCGAAAAACAACGCGGCATCTCGATCAGCTCCACCGTTCTCCAGTTCGATTACAACGGCTGCGCGGTTAACCTCCTCGACACTCCCGGCCACAAAGACTTCTCCGAGGACACCTACCGCGTCCTCACCGCCGTTGACGCCGCTCTCATGGTGATCGACGCCGCCAAGGGCGTTGAAGCCCAGACCCGCAAGCTCTTCGAGGTCTGCCGCCGCCGCGGCGTCCCGATATTCACGTTCATGAATAAGTGCGACCGGCCCACGATGAACCCCATCGCGCTGCTCGACGAACTCGAGAGCGTCCTCGGCCTCCAGTCCTCCCCCGTCATCTGGCCCCTCGGCAACGGCCCGTCCTTCAAAGGCGTCTTCGACCGCCGCACCCGCGAGGTCCATCTCTTCGAACGCGTCCCCGGCGGCAAATTCCAAGCCCCCGTCAACGTCGCCGATCTCAACGATCCCCTCGTCCGCGAAAAACTCGACGACTACACGTTCGACCAAGTCCGCGAACAACTCGAGATGCTCGACGGTGCCGGCCACCCGTTCGATCTCAACGCCGTTCAACACGGCCAGCAGACTCCCGTCTATTTTGGCTCCGCCGTAAACAACTTCGGCATCCAGCTCCTCCTCGATGGTTTTCTCAAAGACTCCGTCCCGCCCGCCCCGCGCAAATCCGTCACCATCTCCGTCCCCGGATTTCCTCAGCCAACAACCGCGCGCGAAGTCCCCGTCGATGATCCGAAGTTCTCCGGCTTCATCTTCAAGATCCAGGCCAACATGGACGCCAAGCATCGCGACCGCATCGCCTTCCTCCGCATCTGCTCCGGCAAATTCGAGCGCGACATGGTCGTCACCCACCAGCGCACCGGGAAACAAGTCCGCCTCTCCTCCTCGCACAAACTCTTCGGCCGCGACCGCGAAACCGTCGACGAAGCTTGGCCTGGCGACGTCATCGGCCTTGTCGGCCACAGCGAATTCGGCATCGGCGACACCCTCACCACCGACCGCAGCATCTGCTACGACGAGATCCCGCGCTTCCCCTCCGAGGTCTTCAGCTACATCTCGAATCCAAATACCGGAGACGCCAAAAAATACCGCGCCGGCCTCGAGCAGCTTCTCCAGGAAGGCGTCGTCCAGTCCTTCAACGCCCGCAACGCCCCGCCCGGCGCCACCCTCCTCGCCGCCGTCGGCCCGCTCCAGTTCGAAGTCGTCCAATGGCGCCTCCAGTCCGAGTACAACGCCGAGTCTAAACTCGTCCCCGCTCCCTGGACCCTTCTCAAATGGGCCGAGCCGCACCCCGCGCTTAAAAACCCCTCCTCCATCGTCGTCGCCCAGGGCGTCAGCTTCGGCACCGACAAATTCGATAACCCGATCGTCCTCTTCCCGAACGACTGGACGCTCCGCTACTTCATCGAGAAAAACCCGGAGCTAAAACTCCACGACATGCCCATCGAGCAGACTAAAACCTGA
- a CDS encoding class I SAM-dependent rRNA methyltransferase has protein sequence MPASLKLKSNVKARVLTGHPWVFANEVEVLLAPEHDGEVVECRDRTGRFLGSGIYNSRSQICWRRLSREAVTLDEAYLHGAVKRALARRGAGAATRRLVWSESDDLPGVVVDQFGDALVVQIQTLAMDKRRDEIGRVLMELVKPAEIIFRNDATIRRLEGLGQEVTTLSGNAWEPRWVKIDGFEYWLDLQNGQKTGFYLDQRTQHVVVSRYAAGRRVLDAFCNQGPFALHCAKAGAASVLGLDSAEDAIGQAKRNAERAGVKADFAVANVFDFFNAPERGDDTWDMIVLDPPPFAKSKSALEGALRGYKEINLRAMQRLTPGGILATYTCSHHMQDAELREVLAEAAADAKRRVQVMQFCHQPPDHPVLVTMPESEYLRGYILRVE, from the coding sequence ATGCCTGCTTCGCTTAAGCTCAAGTCCAACGTCAAAGCACGTGTGCTCACGGGACATCCGTGGGTGTTCGCCAATGAAGTCGAGGTGCTGCTGGCACCTGAACATGACGGCGAAGTGGTGGAATGCCGGGATCGCACCGGGCGGTTTCTTGGTAGTGGAATCTATAACAGCCGGTCGCAGATTTGCTGGCGGCGGTTGAGCCGGGAAGCGGTGACGCTGGATGAAGCGTATCTGCATGGCGCGGTGAAGCGGGCGCTGGCCAGACGCGGTGCGGGCGCAGCGACGCGGCGGCTGGTGTGGTCGGAGTCGGATGATTTGCCGGGCGTGGTGGTGGATCAATTTGGCGATGCGCTGGTGGTGCAGATCCAGACGCTCGCGATGGACAAGCGCCGGGATGAAATCGGGCGCGTGTTGATGGAGCTGGTGAAGCCGGCGGAGATTATTTTTCGCAACGATGCGACGATCCGGCGACTCGAAGGACTCGGGCAGGAAGTGACGACGCTCAGCGGAAATGCGTGGGAGCCGCGCTGGGTGAAGATCGATGGCTTCGAGTACTGGCTCGATCTGCAGAATGGGCAGAAGACGGGATTTTATCTGGATCAACGCACGCAGCATGTCGTGGTTTCGCGGTACGCGGCGGGTCGGCGGGTGCTGGACGCGTTCTGTAATCAAGGGCCGTTTGCGCTGCACTGTGCGAAGGCGGGTGCGGCGAGTGTGCTCGGGCTCGATAGCGCGGAAGACGCGATCGGGCAGGCGAAGCGGAATGCGGAGCGCGCGGGGGTGAAGGCGGATTTCGCGGTGGCGAACGTCTTTGATTTTTTTAACGCGCCGGAGCGCGGCGACGACACGTGGGATATGATCGTGCTCGATCCGCCGCCGTTCGCGAAGTCGAAGAGCGCGCTCGAAGGGGCGCTCCGTGGTTACAAGGAAATCAATTTGCGCGCGATGCAGCGGCTCACACCGGGTGGCATCCTGGCGACGTATACATGTTCCCATCACATGCAGGACGCGGAGTTGCGCGAAGTGCTCGCGGAAGCGGCGGCAGATGCGAAGCGGCGCGTGCAGGTGATGCAATTTTGTCATCAACCGCCGGAT